A single window of Verrucomicrobiia bacterium DNA harbors:
- a CDS encoding glutamate synthase subunit beta, whose amino-acid sequence MGKPTGFLEYLRELPLDRPALERIRDWNEFHEHMTDDKMREQGARCMDCGVPFCHTGTLLSGMASGCPINNLIPEWNDLVFRGLWQEALERLHKTNNFPEFTGRVCPAPCEGSCVLGINAPPVTIKNIEVAIIDRGWEKGWVLPQPPLRRTGKKVAVVGSGPAGLSAAAQLNRAGHWVTVYERADRPGGLLMYGIPNMKLDKKGVVLRRLDLLMKEGVEFVCNTEIGRDLPAQKLMDDFDAVILCTGATRPRDLPIEGRQLPGVHFAMDFLTANTQALLEGRVEACPISAKGKDVVVIGGGDTGTDCVGTSLRQGCRSLVQVEILPRPPEERAADNPWPEWPKVYRMDYGQEEAAAQYGADPRVYLTTAKRFLTDAEGGLSGVHLVNITWKRNEKGGFVPEEVAGSDREVPAQLVLLAMGFLGPEQGILDQLGVERDARTQVRAEHGRYQTSIPKVFAAGDCRRGQSLVVWAFNEGRGAARECDRWLMGGTDLP is encoded by the coding sequence ATGGGAAAACCCACTGGCTTTCTGGAGTATCTGCGTGAACTGCCGCTGGACCGGCCCGCCCTGGAGCGGATCCGGGACTGGAACGAGTTCCACGAGCACATGACGGACGACAAGATGCGCGAGCAGGGGGCGCGCTGCATGGATTGCGGCGTGCCGTTCTGCCACACGGGCACGCTGTTGTCGGGGATGGCATCGGGGTGTCCGATCAACAACCTGATTCCCGAGTGGAACGACCTGGTGTTCCGGGGGCTGTGGCAGGAGGCGCTCGAGCGGTTGCACAAGACGAACAACTTCCCCGAGTTCACGGGGAGGGTCTGCCCGGCGCCGTGCGAGGGATCGTGCGTGCTGGGGATCAACGCGCCGCCGGTCACCATCAAGAACATCGAGGTGGCCATCATCGACCGCGGCTGGGAGAAGGGCTGGGTGCTGCCCCAGCCGCCGCTTCGCCGGACCGGCAAGAAGGTGGCGGTGGTGGGTTCCGGGCCGGCGGGACTGAGCGCGGCCGCCCAACTGAACCGGGCGGGCCACTGGGTGACCGTTTATGAGCGGGCGGACCGGCCGGGAGGGCTGCTCATGTACGGGATTCCGAACATGAAGCTCGACAAGAAGGGCGTGGTCCTGCGGCGGCTCGACCTGCTGATGAAGGAAGGTGTCGAGTTCGTGTGCAACACGGAGATCGGGCGGGATCTGCCGGCGCAGAAGCTGATGGACGACTTCGACGCGGTGATCCTCTGCACCGGGGCGACGCGGCCGCGGGATCTGCCGATCGAGGGGCGCCAGCTTCCGGGGGTCCACTTCGCCATGGATTTCCTGACGGCCAACACCCAGGCCCTGCTGGAGGGGCGTGTGGAAGCGTGCCCGATTTCCGCCAAGGGCAAGGACGTGGTGGTCATCGGGGGTGGCGACACGGGGACCGATTGTGTGGGGACCTCGCTTCGCCAGGGGTGTCGGAGCCTGGTTCAGGTGGAGATCCTGCCGAGGCCGCCGGAGGAGCGGGCGGCCGACAATCCGTGGCCGGAATGGCCGAAGGTGTACCGGATGGATTACGGGCAGGAGGAGGCGGCCGCGCAGTACGGGGCGGATCCGCGGGTTTATCTGACCACGGCGAAGCGGTTTCTGACCGATGCCGAGGGTGGGCTGAGCGGGGTGCACCTGGTGAACATCACCTGGAAACGGAACGAGAAGGGCGGGTTCGTGCCCGAGGAGGTTGCGGGGAGCGACCGCGAGGTGCCGGCGCAGTTGGTGTTGCTGGCCATGGGCTTCCTGGGGCCGGAACAGGGGATCCTGGATCAACTGGGGGTGGAGCGGGACGCCCGCACCCAGGTGCGGGCCGAACACGGGCGCTACCAGACGAGCATCCCCAAGGTGTTTGCCGCCGGGGATTGCCGGCGCGGGCAGAGCCTGGTGGTGTGGGCCTTCAACGAGGGGCGCGGCGCCGCCCGGGAATGCGATCGCTGGTTGATGGGCGGCACCGACCTTCC